The following is a genomic window from Miscanthus floridulus cultivar M001 chromosome 14, ASM1932011v1, whole genome shotgun sequence.
cggacgggggctgtttgccgagcccactcgtgtgcgagcctgagccgctaggtctcggcaaagttgcaggaggagcccccgagtctctcgcatggagcgagagagcggtcagaggtccccctggcttttggttcgcccctcgcgcgtgagggtctgtcggccgaggccccctcgggtgcgagcctaggtcgcggggtctcggcgtcttttgcagaaggagctccctagcctctacacggagcaagagggccgtcaggagatcttccggctttttgaacgaccctcgcgcttccttttcgctcggaaggagggtttgttttgccgagccccctcgtgtgcgagccttagtcgctgggcctcggcaatggtttgcaggaagagtcccttagcctctgcgtggagcaagagggccgtcggggattctcctgactttttactcgaccctcgcgcttccttttcgctcggaaggaggggtggaatgcgccgcgctaccctcggtgggtgcgagcgatggcacttccggtgagctgttatcgggcaagtccgagtggaggcccgtaccccgttcgctgggggtcggctagtggtccggagacgcgctccaagagtaccggagggtttctctagtgggtgccgaggccgttcgctgggcctcggtggctcggtgcctccctacggtgggatcccattcggagacctccctgccggtctcggacacgacaccaggcgtcccaagcgtttcgcttgcttgggcctcggcctcgtataggctcgcccgtagtcgcccctgactctgttgccctggggcggctgtcgaaacccctaagggcccagccttcgaacccctgggcCCAGTTCCTtcgcctgaaaggaatcgggtgggggttatttctctccctacggctaacaacggcaggcgcgccttttgaggcggctttttcggggaggtgaaacagcgcctgctgctgctgcggttggacgcgatgtggcgtcagccgacgggacgtaactgcacgcgcaattaatgaggagggagtgggtgcgtgggcggtaagaccggatctgggtaaccgcagcggattttttgggaaaacttccccgatttcgtcgcccggtggtttcgactcgtccctgcataaatacgcaaacagcctcgccctccccctccttaccttttccgcgttcgctttcgctgcctccgtgccgtcgttgagagcatagagcggggaggagaagggcgagagagagagaccgaacgaaagagagagagagagattaccgccgtagccgcgtcctccaccgcgcaatggcaggtggtcccgtcatcctcccggcggatccctgggagcggtctgacatcaccgaggagaagctgcagtcgctcgtggaggccagtcttcttcgcccgatcaccgaccctgacgagccggagtggattgctccggggaacgagtcggagccgaggccacgcgacggctacgtggtgagcttcgtcgtcttccacgagcgaggcctcaggtcgccggtggataacttcatgcgggcgctcccgcactactatggcgtggagctccacaatttcagccccaactccatcgcgcaggcggccatctttgtcgccgtctgtgaggggtacttggggatcgctccccactgggagttgtggctccacttgttccgggcgacgttcaccaccaagccggggggaacgaggggggcccggaaggtgcagagggccgacggctgcacccttcacgtgcgtcaagaccggcagtccctctacatcccggcccagctgtcatcgtccaaccgtcgttggtacgacggctggttctacctccgtaatgacgacggaggacttcctccttataccgggcgggttgtagagagtcaactagagaaatggggatacggcgttaTCAAGGctgatcagcctaggctggagccgctcttgcgggccttggggaagctgcgtgaccgcggcctttcggcggccgtggtcgtggcggcctttcaccgccggagggtgttgccgctgatggcccggcggcggcggctgttcgagatgaccccgagcgacccaattgccggtatcaagatgtctgccttcgcccttaccgacgacgagaccctgcgtcgggtgagagaggcggtagacgggaagccgaagatcgacgatttgatgccgttcccgatgcgcccgtcgcgggggcacatttcactggtgagttggatgttgccgaggctttcgcggccttcttgtttttcgccttctttgtctgttgtcttacttcgtcgttcccacaggggataagagacgtgcgaggctccccgccgcccgttcccgaggacgcccggcggcgatccgtgaacagggcgcgcgccgaggaggaggagaagaagaagaaagatgccaaggaggcgaagcgcacgaagaagcttctcgcgcgcgaaaagctggacgcccgtcgccggcgtcagaaactcgacggtctcccgttggagccgtctccctcatcgtcggtgtcggattcttcgggcgacggcggcgggcgcgaggtggggacggcctgcctggaacacctcctcgacattagggagatggtgcccggggcgccggcaaggagcctgacgctcctaggaggaggaggtgtcccgaggccggtggcggcccgtcccggggccgaggccgacgcgcccgaggcgcgggtgtcggaggagcgtgccgtcagcccgattggttcgacggcggaggtggagcgagcgacggtgggggcgaccccattgtctccgcgaagggtcgaggaggtgccggggtccgacggaggccagctggcaccggtggacaccgaggccgcgctgctgccaccaccgcagccgttgcagaggaggctggcggtgtcgaagtGGCTGCATccacgttcgcggtaagcgtcttttctggtggagcccgtagtacttcttgtttgccccttggtcgcatgctgaccttgggagtgtctttgcttccagccagacgcatctggtggaagatcctgccttggcgccccgtaaggcgctcaaggtgaacgttagctcctccgcccatcaggcagcggaggcgcaggctggcgtgcagcgtggcgcggcgtcgggcggggtcgtttcggaggaggcggctgcccaggaaaagggtgctgaggtggccgcggagcgagtggaggaggaggagcccacgcctcgcgatgtcgcgggccttggggcgaaggaggctggggcgtccaccattgccgaggccattgagggtgaggccgaagcccccaagacctccaaagtcagggcggtggacgccggggccaccgaggtagagatggcggaggccagagcccccgggtccgtcgaggcCAAGGCGACGGAGGTGGAGATGGAGCAAGTTTTGGTGCCGCCcttggttcagacaatctcgtctgatgattcctcccaagggaaggaggcggcggacgtcgaggtggCCAGTACCGCAGAGCAACCAGTCctagatcccgccgaggggagttcggcccttgcccggctatggcccgagccccgtgggtggaacttcccgcgtgttttctggcggaaccgggctgaccccgagggggagcccgtgttcgcccttgaagataccacagagggggggggggggcgatgggataccctcgagcagtaccgccaactggcagtgcggtcgctgcattcagtgatgactattatgggacgggacttgcccggtgtcacccaggtaCGTACCTTCctctctcgtgccgcgttgttttctctccgagccccctcgcagtgtttgacgtgcgttttttgttttgcctctttaggagctcgagacccgatcccttgggaaatcggtattcctacgaagggagagggatacctgggaccagctccggcggcagaagggcctgctcgccgatgcccaggggcttttgtcggcgcggagtgcggaagtggaggatctccgccttcgttgtgctgacattcaggccgagttggccacggctaaagagcagtctgcccctctggtggcgaagatccaggaactggaggaggagcgagactccttcaggtctcgggcccaagaagtgacggcctctgcgaaggccatagccgggcagctgggtgcggagcagagcgagcatcaggcgatgaaagtcgccttggcagaggctgccaaggcggccgaggcctctcgggtcgaggtcttagcctagaagagcaaggccgagggtaagttccgctgaaccgtgTTCCTTGTTTCATTTGTTCCGGTTCatgtttgactcctgacccctcgttgcgacgtagatgtggagaaagaggcttcccaggcggctgaggcctccgtcgcagcgcaagcggcgctggatgttgaggttcgggagcacgaggcgctacgCAGCGCTGTTCGTaccacctgcgaggccctggacgttgaggaggtccaatcagccagctcccttgggagccgcctgattgcgttgagcggccgcatccacgagaggctccgaggggcgttgcacacgggtgtcaagcgcgccctagccgtcgtctcctcgcactacgccatcaacctcgaggctgtcagcaacggctacgtgttgccagaagatgatgaggaggctgatgcggaggtcgtgaagctgttggaggcggccgaggcacctggcacagcgctggccagtctatttgaagaagaggtggtccctcccgcgccggccgccgatccttgagctttgacctgggccaaaaggggccatgtaaccggattgggttAGTTGTCATACTGTGACgtctttgtggccgtcgaggcctttaaagtatttgtgtatgtgcgtcttttaaccgttttctgttctacttctgagcctgtgccctctgtctcgatcttgggaacccgcaaagaaatccctcgggACCTAAgtcgtccttcggcgaagggtggtgagggagctgccgtagcccagaggcgtaggccgttctcacgactcgaccggccctttggcctccagacaagcttttggtctttgggtttcttgtgagggtcccgtcggagcgcgagagagtttggcgtagaatttttttgaaagaccattaataaacggtgttcgggacttagggggggttccccctttttagcccccgagggaggctcggctttgcagaggcagagccgagtctcccttatagcgctattgtgacgtcaagcccctattgatagacaagctctctgcacagaacttcctcggagcctatgctgtcctttgggtgaaaaggtggtgagggagctgccgtagcccggaggcgtaggccgttctcacggctcggccggccttttcgcctttgagacgatcgtacggtccttaggttctatacaatcgacttgtctataaggggggggttcctcgaaagattataacaactaagaacgcttctttattgtatttcgagaaacaatgtaaacaacgtttggaaatttaagggtagaaacgacgtagttgttctatgttccaagcgttggtgaagatttcgcccttctcgttggctaacttgtaggtcccaggcttcagcacttgagcgacgatgtacagcccttcccagggtggggtcagcttgtggcggcccttgttgctttgcctcagtctcagcaccaggtcgcccaccttcaggtctcggctttggacgtgccgggcttggtagcatcatagggcttgctggtacctggctgagtgtagcagcgcgatgtctcgggcttcctccagttggtcgagggcgtcttcgcgggtagtgcggttgctttgctcgttgtacgcctgtagcctcggggaaccgtattctaagtcagtggggaggatggcctcggctccatagaccaggaagaatggtgtgaatcctgtggctcggctcggggtattccttaggctccagatgactgacgggagttcggcaagccatttcttgccaaacttcttcaactgattgaatattcttggcttaaggccttgtaggatcatgctgttggcacgctctacttggccattcgtccttgggtgccctacggccgaccaggccacccggatgtggtggtcgtcgcagaacgttaggaacttgcgaccggtgaattgtgtcccattgtcagtgatgatggtgttaggaaccccgaacctgtggatgatatccgtaaagaacagcaccgcttgctcggatttgatctgagcgatcggacgagccttgatccatttggagaatttgtcgatagctaccagcagatgggtatagcccccgggtgccttctgcagaggcccaaccatgtccagcccccacatagcgaatggccatgtgatggggatggtttggagggcttgggccgggaggtgcgtctgtcgagcatagtactggcatccctcgcaggagcgtactagcttcgtggcgtcggccaccgccgttggccaatagaaaccttggcggaaggcgttacccacgagcgtccgaggcgccgcgtggtgcccgcagactcccgcgtgcaagtcccaaagtaaggattggccagcctcggtggtgatgcatcgttggagaataccagatgggctacgcctatacaactcgccgtcgtagaggacgtaagtcttggcgcgtcgcacaagccgtcgggcttcggttctgtcagcaggaagttctcctcgaacgaggcgatcaaggaaagggactcgccagtccgttccgtggtcggccttgggaggctctgcgtcaatcgccatggcctcgggctcggcgggcggggtctcggcagcagagggggcctcgggccctgcggtgggctcggccgatgggccctcttccgtcgccgaggcgtagtcgacggatggcttgtggaggtctctggcgaagatgttcggggggaccggggtccgtgccgacgccatctttgccagttcgtccgcggcctcgttgaactttcgtgcaacgtggttgagttcgagaccgtcaaacttgttctccaggcgacgtactatcgcgcagtacgccttcattttggggtcatggcagcttgactctttcatcacctgatcgacgacgagctgcgaatcaccccgtacgtcgagacgtcgtactccaagttcgatggcgatttgtaggccgttgacgagggcctcgtattcggcggtattgttggaggcggcgaagtgaagccggatcatgtagcgtatgtgtactccgaggggcgagaccaggagcaggcccgcgccagccccagtcttcatcagagacccgtcgaagtacatggtctagcattctgATTGGGCGCTTCTACGCCATGGagtaggcacgacgccatggaagggCGTGGAACCGCCTCGAAGCCGtgattggtcgagctccaggagctccagagtgttgacatagaggatgttgaggccgctgcctccgtccatgagcactttggtgagccgggtgttgccgatgatcgggtcgacgacaagcggatactgcccggggtttggaacataatcggggtggtcatcccgatcaaaggtgattgcttcccgagaccaatcgaggtaccggggggtggccaccctgaccgagaagacctctcggcgttccctctttcgctggcgcgccgtgaggcatgccgagggtccgccaaagatcatgaaggcgttgcgtacctcaggaaacccatcatctttatcgccgtccctttcgccggcgccccttttcccagcctcatcgtcgtcggggagcccaagcctggcgtagtaacgccggagcatggtgcactcctcgagggcatgcttcaccggaccttgatggtaagggcagggcttctttagcatgtcgtcaaatagcccggggccgtgggggcctcggggattcctgcgatctattgtggcgacatggacggcctcgaggacttcctgcttccctgggtgacccttcttctttttcttagggaggtgggaggctgaggcctcgggggcctcttccctccgcttacccttggaatcggcgtcggggaagatggctccgacagcctcttcccccgaggcgaagctagtggtgatgtcgaggagcgcggcagcagagcgcgggacgttgcatcctaactcttggaccaagtcccgacaagtggtgccagagaggaaagcctggacgatctccgagtcaccgacgctgggcagctcggtgcactgtttggagaagcgccggatgaagtctcggagagactcgtccggcttctggcggcagctcttaagatcccaggaattcccagggcgcacgtaagtgccctggaagttcccgacgaagatcctaaccaagtcgcgccagtcgtggatttgcgagggagggagatgctcaagccaggctcgcgccgagtccgacaagagcaaagggagattgcggatgatgagcagatcatcgtccgcgccacctagttggcaggccaggcggtaatcggcgagccaaagttccgggttggtctcgccgctgtacttcgcgaggttggccggctgtcagaaccgggcggggaaaggagcaacgcggatggccctgctgaagacccgaggtccaggcggctcaggggaaggactacgatcctcaccgctgtcgtagcgaccgcctcggtgtgggtggtagcctcgggcggctccgtcgtcgtggcgccgtcgcctgccaactacttcgtggtcgccctgTGCCTCGTGTTGGTCCCTAGGTCGAttgcgcaccgagggggccctgttgaccgtcggcgcgcgagcggcctcgggacggaccgaggcatcctggccccggcgaggttgcgctgtgggttgctccgaagtgcctccgcgctggcgggaggtggaactttcggcctgctgcaccgctgcggtctcgaggaggtcgcggagctctccgcggacccgtcgcccctcggtggtggagggctcgggcatcgctcggaccagcatcgcagccgctgcgacattctggctagcgcgattaaagattgggggtggctctcccccctcgttgtcgttgatgcggtgatggatgtcgcgggccctccctcgggctcctccgccctcaccgcgcccttgctgctcctgctcgagagtgtcccgatgctgttgcagaaggagtcggtcttgttcgaccttggcttgaagctcgcggagctgctccaggtctgggcgtcgatgccccccgcgaacgggattctcgttccgtgctgccagggcttcgagacgcggaggtgtggcgtcgcccgcccctgcccggggcggggaatggttgcctgtcctctcttcctcttcgcccgcccttggcatcccgagcccgacgtggaagcactcacgggatggatcgtaagtcccttcgttgTCGGAGttggaatagccgaggcagtagtcgcttgcggccaagaattggcgcaaagccccagggttgtggagttcggagaaatccaccccgggccatgcctcgtcctcgtccgaggggtcagagcgggtgcttaggtcgagagcgaagcgctggcggcgttccgaggggtgctcgtgagcggcagcgtaagcgtaggcataagaggcggcggcatttctcaacccaaaggggtatggggacggtgccgtctccatattctgccccaCCAGGGTcagctcttcagggagtggtggagcggagctagatgactgggcatcggcacgagccaccggcgattttccttcgtccatgctcaggccagacaggtccccagccagggaccccgtaccaacagctggtcgtagggtatcggcggggagtggtgtgccgccccgggctcgcgtagcgtcggggtggccttgctcgcgtcgtgcctggcgagcgtggtgagagcggccgcccgggcgccgcctgcgcctgggctgccggggcgcgacttcatcgtcggacggtggggctcaagGAGtaaggagcaccatgtcgtactcatgccctagagacatgaactctaggctctcgaaccaaactacggtgccgagacgcaatggtcgtatggggtctgccatccgggtcctgctaggatgacgaagctgacacgcagaggcccctacctggcgcgccaactgtcggtgttttggaaccgggggtccctcaaccaacgagtgaatttgtgctgcgtgcccctaatcctggatggtgatgcaaagagacacaaggtttatactagttcaggcaatcaaggccctacgtccagtctgagagatcgatcttgtattccttgcaccggagtgctcgtagtaggggttacaagctaggtgagagagggagctagccccaggtctcggcgagggtggcgcgggctgcttgaggcgttgttcccaagcagcgtagaagtgtgtagttctatcggtgtgttcgtctttctgctTGTTGCCTCccttagaaatggccccggtccctcccttttatactctaagggagaacccggAACGTACATATATTGCTACCTAGCGCTTTATAAataggggtggcgtgtccgagccctgtagccggccactgtcgtggtatggtcgatggagtggccctgtctttgtcgtgcagaagtgacacgCCGGTCATACTTGGTCTTGTGCATCGTGGGGCTCCCGTACAGCtcgatgcaggacatggcgggcgacgtgctggtcatcgtgtgatgacgtcgtagggagccgtggctctgcagatgccgaggccgagccattgtGGGGGCtcgacggacatggatcctcaggctgccgagcccctgaagcaaactgccgaggccttggagggaattattggtcctgggtactgattccgaggccacagtatcccaaacgtggctccc
Proteins encoded in this region:
- the LOC136505816 gene encoding uncharacterized protein — protein: MKAYCAIVRRLENKFDGLELNHVARKFNEAADELAKMASARTPVPPNIFARDLHKPSVDYASATEEGPSAEPTAGPEAPSAAETPPAEPEAMAIDAEPPKADHGTDWRVPFLDRLVRGELPADRTEARRLVRRAKTYVLYDGELYRRSPSGILQRCITTEAGQSLLWDLHAGVCGHHAAPRTLVGNAFRQGFYWPTAVADATKLVRSCEGCQYYARQTHLPAQALQTIPITWPFAMWGLDIFTGRKFLTFCDDHHIRVAWSAVGHPRTNGQVERANSMILQGLKPRIFNQLKKFGKKWLAELPSVIWSLRNT